The genomic segment ATGTTCCAAAAACAGATGCAGAGAAAGCCGTTAGCAAGGAAGATGACGCAGCCAAAAGTAACCCCTCCTCCGATGCGATTATTAAAACCATTTTAACGATTGAAAATGGTTCGAATTCGACAGTTGTCTCAGCAACCCTAGAGGAATTGGGTATTATCGAGAATGCAGCCATCTTCGAGTCATATCTTGAAGAATATAACTTAACAGGCAAAATACAGATTGGTGAACACCAAGTCGATTCTTCAATGAATTTCAAAACAATCGCCAAAGAAATTACGACAGTAAAAAAGTAGGAAAACCAAATGGTTTTCCTACTTTTTAATTGGACTCTACTTTAGGTGCTTGTATGATAGGTTGTTTAGCCGCTGTGGACGTTTCTTCTTTAGCTCTTTTTGCTTTCAATTTAAAATATTCATCCACAGCTTGTTCTGCAATTTGATTGTTTGCATATGTGTAGCCACGCGGAACTGTAGAGATATTAGGAATGACGACTGCATAAGCTATTTCTGGGTTTTCATAAGGCGCAAAACCGACATGTGATAGGTTGATTGTCGGTTTTCCAGAGCTAAATGCCTGCGCCGTCCCCGTTTTCCCGGCTCCATCATATTCTTTTCCAGCAAAGAAATTCGGGGCCGTCCCTTTAGCCCCGTAATACACGTAGTGCATTCCACGCTTCACTTGAGCAATTTCCGCATCAGTATTCTGGATCCTATTTAAGATGTTTACCTCTGTTTCTTGAATAAGGGGACCAAGAATTTTACCGTCTTCAGATGGTTCGCGAATTTCTTTTAACACTTTCGGAGCCACCCGATAACCACCATTTGCAATTGTTGAGACATATTGAGCAAGTTGTAGTGTTGTATAAGTATCGTACTGTCCAATGGATAAATCCAATAAAATACCGATTGAATTACTATCCCCAATCAGCCCGCCTGACTCGCCCGGTAAATCAATGCCGGTTTTTGTTCCAAGTCCGAAAGAAGCGAAAGATTGTCGGAACGTATCGAATGCATTTTTTCTAATAAGCGCCGAGTCTTCAGAGCTATTGTTAGAATTCGCCAAGGCCAATGCAATACGGAACATGTATACGTTCGAAGACCTACCGATTGCTTCAATATCAGTTACAGCAACCCTAGAGTTTTGATTAAACAGCGATCTTTTTGTAATACCACCGATTCTAATTGGTTCATCTATCTTCGTTTCGCCGATACGTACCACATTTTCCTGATACCCTGTAAGAAGCGTCGCCATCTTCACTGTTGATCCAGCCTCGTGAAGTGCAGTGAACGTACCAAATGCATAGTCCCATATTTCGAGCTTGCCTGTTTCTGGATTCGTAACAACCTGCTTGCCTACAAGTGATAGAACTTCACCGTTATTCGGATTCATCATGACTAAGAAAGCCCTGTCCAATTCTCCGGTATTTGGTTTTCTTTTTAATTCCAACAGTTTATCCGAAACTATATTTTCAAGTGTCTCTTGCAGTTCGCTATCAATCGTCAGAATAAGATCCTTGCCAGGTTCGCCTTGTCGGATTGTTTTCGTTTCGACGACACGGCCGCTACGATCTTTAATATTCTTCACAATTGTTTTTTGCCCTTTTAATAAATCTTCATAATATTGCTCAATATAACTTTTTCCAACACGGTCATTTCTTGAATAATCCCGTGCCAGGAAATACTTCTCACGAGATTTAGGAATACCTTCAATGGGACTCGTGGTTGTCCCTAGAATCGTATTGTCTGATTTCCTCACACGCTCCCAATCTGTCGTTGTATCCACGCCCGGTAACTCTCCTAGACGTTCAGATACAGTTGCGAATTCCTCGTCCGTCACATTCCCACTTTTAACGATTTGTGGGGAGTACGCATAGCCCGACATCATTTCTCTGTAAATCGCAAGTACTTCTAGCTCCTCTTCCGTAAAAGAATCAATTTCTTCGTCCGTAATTCGTTCTCGTGTAAGCCTATTAATCTCCTTCTGCAATTCCGTCCGTGAAAGTGTACTATCCTTTTCCAGCGCCTCTTGTTCCTTTATAGAAACCTTTTTCAACGCAGCCTCAGAATTCTTTAAAATCCAAAAATCTCTCTTATCCCCAATGGTAATCCTTTTCGTATCTTGTTCAATCAAGATCGCAAGTTGCTCAGCGACTTTTAGCATATCTGCTGAAGTCGTCGACGTCATTTTAGTATATGTAATGGCGTTTTTCGGATCATTATCAACAAGAACGCGTCCCATGCGGTCAAATATTTTCCCCCTTGGCACGCTTGTATTGATAGGGATTTCTTCCTTTTTTTCCAACTCGCGGGAATATTCTTCCCCTTTAACGATTTGTAAATAACCAAGGCGAAAAATGAGCAATGAAAATAGGACAAAGATTGAAAAGAATAGGAAGTTCATTCGGAATGCGATATGTTTTCGTTGGCGTATTTTAGCCTGATCCGCCTTACGCACCTGTTTTTTCATAATGTCCCCCCTCGTTAATCATTTTGAATTATAACACTCAAAACAACAAAAGCACACATCTTGACGAACAAGATGTGTGCTTGGTTCCTTCTAGATAAAGTTATAGATTTATTTACCGAAACGTTTTGCAACTTCGTCCCAATTAACAACATTCCAAAATGCTGAAATATAGTCAGGGCGACGGTTTTGATAGTTTAGATAGTAAGCATGCTCCCAAACGTCTAGTCCTAGAAGAGGCGTTTTGCCTTCCATGATTGGTGAATCTTGGTTTGGAGTTGACATAATTTCAAGCTCTCCGCCATTCAGTACGAGCCAAGCCCATCCTGATCCAAAACGAGTTGCACCCGCTTTTGCGAATTCTTCTTTAAATGCATCAAAGCTACCAAACTTGTTGTCGATTGCTTCAGCAAGTGCGCCTGATGGATTGCCGCCACCTTCTGCTGATAAAAGTTCCCAGAAAAGTGAATGGTTTGCGTGACCGCCACCGTTGTTACGGACAGCCGTACGTTTGCTTTCAGGTACTGCATCAAGGTTCGCAATAAGTTCTTCGATAGATTTGTTTAGAAGTTCTTCATTTCCTTCAAGAGCGTTATTCAAGTTCGTTACATATGCATTATGGTGTTTAGTGTGATGAATGTTCATCGTTTCTTTGTCGAAGTGTGGTTCAAGTGCATCATAAGCGTAAGGTAGTTCTGGTAATTTGTAAGTCATTTGTCCATTCCTCCTCAAGAGATTCATAAATATGCTACCTTTCAACATTATCAAAATTATGAATAACGTTCAAATAAAATGGACTATTTAGGAACGTTTCATTTGATAAAGAAAATAAAGACTGCAATCATCACAACCATGACAAGTCCTTTTGTCACAACCGAAGTGAGAAATCCAACTAGCGAACCAATGCCTGTCTTTACAGACTGCTTCACTCCGGACCGAGATACGACAAGTTCCGCAATGACCGCACCTAAAAATGGCCCAACTAAAATACCAGCAACCGGAATGACGAAAGGACCGATAAGAAGTCCAATTGTACTTCCCCACATCCCCGCCTTAGAGCCACCGAACTTTTTCACACCGACGAGATTCGATAGTGTGTCTGCACCGAACAGCAAGATAACGAATAATACCTGAATGATCCAAAACCAAATAGTCATCCCTTCAAATGTATCGATGAGTCCATATAGAAGGAAACCTCCTACAATGAAAAGAGCCGTTGGAATGATCGGATATACGAGTCCGGCAAAAGCAATAATAAACATGGCAATTGCAATAATCCAACCTATAACTTCCAAAAAACCATCCCCTTATTCGAACGATTATGCTCTGTTTCCAAGAATTGCTTCGGCTATATTTACGGCATGGTCACCGACCCGCTCTAAGTTAGAAACAATATCGACAAATACCATTCCAGATTGCGCTGTACAACGACCTTCATTAAGCCTCAAAATATGATTTTTTCTAAATTTCCGTTCCATCTTGTCAATGAGAACTTCTTTTTCAGCAACCGTTCTTGCCATTTCCATATCATTTTGATTGAGTGCGTCAACAGCTTTCTGAACGGTTTCAATCGTTAGCGTGAACATTTCCGTCAAATCATTCATCGCATCTTCCGTCAATTTTACGCGGTTAACATCACGATAGTCAATGAGTTCAATGATATTTTCGAAATGATCACCAATGCGTTCAATATCACGAACCGTATCCATAAGCATAAAGTGACGTGCAGATTCAACTGGCGAAATACTAACTGAAGTAATTTCAACAAGATAGTCCGTAATCTTGCGGTCCAAGTTATTAATGGCATCTTCAATTTGATAAGCAGTCTCTGCGTGTTTTTTATTACCCGTTTTCAAGTATTCGAAAGACTCCTGTAAACCACGGACACCGAATTCACCCATACGAATAATTTCTTCTTTCGCTTGTCCGATTGCAACTGCAGGTGATTGTTCTATAAAGTGCCTGTCCAAATGCTTCGGCTTGTATTCTATTAATACATCTTCACCTGGGATCATTTTTGTAACCAACCAAGCCCATGCTCCAATTAGAGGGAATTGGATGATTGTATTGGCAATGTTGAACGAACCGTGTGCAAATGCAATTTGCATTTTATTTTCAAGGGTCAATACCCCTGATATCCACTCGACATACGCAGTGAAGGGTATAAGAAGTAGCATGAATATGACCGTTCCGACAACATTAAATAATACGTGTGCTGCGGCAGCACGCTTTGCCGCTACCGATGCTCCGATTGAAGCAAGCACAGCTGTAATCGTTGTTCCAATATTATCTCCAAATAAAATTGGTAATGCTCCATTGATATCGACGAGATTTTCTGCATAAAGCCCTTGCAAAATACCAACTGTCGCACTGGAGCTTTGAACAATCAAAGTAAATACCGTTCCAACCACGACGCCGAGCATAGGCTGGTCACTCATCGATATCATTAGATCTGTAAACGTTTCTAATTCCCTAAGCGGCTTCATCCCACCACTCATTAATTCAAGTCCTAGAAACAGGCCACCAAATCCAAAAATAACTTCACCTATATTTCTAATTGAACTCTTTTTAATGAAAAAGATTAGGAACGCCCCAAACGCCATAATCGGAAGTGCATAGGCTCCTACATCTAATCCGATGATAAAAGCAGTAACAGTCGTTCCGATATTCGCTCCCATTATGACGCCAATCGCTTGACGAAGCGTCATGAAACCTGCGCTCACAAGTCCTACGGTAATAACAGTCGTCCCAGAACTCGATTGAATCAAGACTGTGACGATAATTCCGACAAGTACACCCATGAACGGATTCGTCGTGAATCGGTCAAGGATTGCGCGGAGCCTATCACCCGCCGCTTTTTGAAGGCCATCTCCCATATACTTTATAGCGAACAAGAAAATTCCGAGTCCACCAAGAAACTGAAACAGCATTTCCTGCCAGTTTACCTCCATTACGCAGTCAACCCCTCATTATGCTTTATGTATTGCATCTCATTATGAGGATAGTCACCCCAAATTGTAAATAGTAGTAGTCGAATCTTTACATTCCCTTTACAATTGATTTACGTAACGTCATCAATCTGTCGAAAATAGTAGCGCGCACAATTGCGTCGTAAAATGATAGACTGTTATTGATGGAGGGGGTTTTATAGTGAAGTTCCACCAACTAGTCAAAGCAGCAATCCATGAACCTAAAAAATTAGCAGCCTTTCGCCTATTACCTATCGGCAAAGTGTTTCGCTATGTTTTCATTTTCGTTGCGTTGTTCACATTGCTATCATTCACCCGTTATATAGCAGGAGATGCAGTCTTATTCGAATCATCGCCAGAACTGCTCGAACACGGAGAAACAATCGGTGGACTCATTTATCCAATTGCATTTCTTCTGCAGCTCGTTATCAGTACGACTTATATCTTCATCCGAATCAGTATTTTTGGTTACGTGGGAATCCTGTTGTTAAAACTGATGAAAAGACGAGGAGAATACCGTCATATGTGGAGAACTTCCGCTATCGCGATTACCATCCCTGTTCTTCTGACCATCGGATTTGATTTCTTTCCGGCAATGAAAAACGTTAGTACAGGTATTACATCCCTTGTCCACTTCGCTTATATTGCGGTGGCTGCTAAGTACTATCCCAAAATACCTCGATGAATACTTCCTCTTTTCGTGCATATAGTGGCGAAAGGGGGAATTTCCATGAGAATACTACTACTCGCAGCCTTATTATTCGTAACCGTTCATTTCATCCGACTCGATTTAATGGAAGGCACAATCCCGCTTGCTTCTTTTGTTCAAGAACAGCCTGCATGTGAAGAAGAACAAGTCAAGACGATACCTGTCACAACAGTTGATGGAGATACGATTGAATCACTATTCTCATTGTATCCCGATCCCGAATCTAGCTTCATTGATAGATTGGCTTCCTTCTATTCATTGAACCCACATCTTCAAAATCAACAGATTATTGGAGGCGAGAAAATCGTACTCCCACTTACCGTTATGCAAACGGAAAAATGCATAGAGTCTAATCGATAAGGGTTGTCCCTTGTCTTTTTGCTATGAAGATTGCTAAAATAGTTATAGTTATGAGGCTAATGCCGACTAAGGAGCGAAATAAATGAATGCTATGATAAACAGAAAAAACACACGTCCTGTACGAGTTGGTAACCTGACAATCGGCGGAAGTGATGAGCTTTTCATCCAAAGTATGACAACGACCAAGACACATGACGTCGAAGCAACAGTCGCAGAAATCATGCGTTTAGAAGATGCCGGATGCCAAATTGTCCGTGTTGCGTGTCCAGATGAGCGCGCGGCATATGCTATCGGTGAAATCAAAAAACGTATCAACATTCCTCTTGTCGTCGATATCCATTTCGACTATAAATTAGCGTTGATCGCTATTGAACAAGGGGCAGACAAAATTCGGATTAACCCTGGTAATATCGGAAGACAGGCAAAAGTCGAAGCTGTCGTCAATGCAGCTAAAGCAAAAGGTATTCCGATTCGAATTGGTGTCAACGCCGGTTCACTTGAGAAAAAAATTCTTGAAAAATATGGCTATCCAACTGCCGACGGAATGGTAGAGAGTGCTCTGCATCATATTAAAATATTGGAAGACCTTGATTTCCACGATATCATCGTGTCGTTAAAAGCTTCCGATGTAAATTTAGCGGTCGAAGCGTATCAAAAAGCTGCGGCAGCATTCGATTATCCCTTGCACCTCGGTATTACAGAGTCTGGGACGTTGTTTTCGGGGTCTATTAAGAGCTCTGCGGGTCTCGGCACCCTTCTATCAGCAGGCATCGGCAACACGATGCGTGTATCACTGAGTGCCGATCCTGTCCAAGAGGTTAAAGTGGCACGGGAGTTGCTAAAAATATTCGGTCTTTCCTCAAACGCCGCGACACTTATTTCATGCCCTACATGCGGACGAATTGAAATTGACCTTATTACGATCGCAAATGAAATTGAAGAATATATTTCGCATATTAAAGCTCCACTTAAAGTGGCAGTGCTTGGCTGTGCAGTCAACGGTCCCGGCGAAGCGCGTGAAGCGGATATTGGAATCGCGGGTGCACGTGGCGAAGGCCTTCTCTTCATGAAAGGAAAAACAGTCCGCAAAGTACCGGAAGCAACGATGGTTGAAGAGTTAAAAATCGAAATCGACAAGCTTGCGGAAGAGTATTTCGAAAAGAAAAGACAGGAAGAACTCCTCCTGCAAGGTGAGACAGCGGAATGAGAAACCTCCGCTTCGGCATCGACATTGATGGTACAGTGACATGCCCCACTTCTCTCTTGCCGCATATCAATGAACAGTTCGGATGTAATCTTGTCCTTGATGATATTAAAGAATATGACTTAACAAAAGCATTTACAGTAGATGAAAAAGCATTCTACGAGTGGTATAAAGGTGCGGAGGCACATATTTACAAAACGTCTCCCGCACAACAATATGCCAAAGACATTTTAACTAGCTTTCAAGCGCAGTTTGAACTGTATTACATTTCTGCCCGTGGCCATCATGTCTATGACTCCACGCTGGACTGGTTCAAACAACAGGAAATCCCGTACGATCATATCGAACTTGTCGGAAGTCATTATAAAATTGAGACCGCGAAAAAGTTCGGTGTTCATGCATTTTTTGAAGACAAGCATGACAACGCGGTTGAAATCCATGAAGAACTCGACATTCCTGTCATACTATTTGACACACCGTATAACAGGATGCCGATTCCTGAAGGCGTCATCCGAGTCTACGATTGGCAAGAAGCGAATAGTTGGATCAAGAAGTTATTTCCTATAGAAGAACCTTCATTTAATTAAAAAAACGGTGTGAAACTCTCATGATAGAGTTTCACACCGTTTTTTCGACTTAGAATTATGTTTAGCTTCAGCGCCCTAGACCCTCGAGTCGCTTCAAGCCTTGTAGAGACGCCACTACGTACCTGCAAGGTTGCTGGGTACGTAGTGGGGAGGGATTGAACTTCATCCCTCCTTGTCGCGACAGGACGTCACGGTTTTAAGACCGCTTCCTCTTAAGTGGCGCACTTATGCTGCGTTCCTTTTAGGCGCCTTCCGCTTTTCATTGTGTCTAGCTTCAGGCGCCAGCCGCTCTGGTCATAAGCAATCCAGCTATGTGGCAAAGATCGCCACGTCGCTGGATCGACTTATGCCTGTCGCATCTGGAAGGCGCCTTCCGCTTTTCATTGTTCCACACATAGCGGACATTTTCCGTAGATTTCGAATTTATGTCCTTCCACTTCATAGTCGGGTAAATTAACAGTAATCATTTCCATAGGGCAATGCGGGATGCTGCGCGTCTTACCACATGCAGTACAGATGAAATGATGATGGTGGATGCCTGGATCACATTGCATACGGAAATTTCGTTCCCCATTCAAATCGGTTTCTTCCAGAATACCGAGTTCAGAAAACGTCGTCAAGTTTCGATAAATTGTATCGAAACTTATTCCAGGGTTATCCTTCGCCATGAAATTCTTCACTTCAAGAGCCGTTAAATAGCGGTCTTTATGCGAAAAGAACTGTAAAATTGTATCTCTATTTTTCGTCCGTTTAAATTGATTTTCCTGAAGAATCCGCCATGCCTCATCGAGTGTCATACCAACTCCCCCTTCACTGTACGGGCATTACGTCCGCCTTGTATTTTCTTCCAAGCGAGTACCACTAACAAAATAACTATCGATGTGACGACAATCGTTCCCCCCGGAGCAATATCAAGATAATAGGCAGAAACAAGACCAATGATAACCGCTAACTCACCGAAAATAATGGAGTAGATCATCGCGCTCTTAAAACTTTTCGCAAGTTGGATAGCTGCCGCTACCGGAATCGTCATAAGTGATGATACAAGTAAAATACCGACAATCCGCATAGAAGCCCCAATAACAAGCGCTACAATGATCATGAACACCATCTGGATATAGCGTGAATTAATACCAGAAACCTTGGCATACTCCCCATCGAATGATAAGGCAAATAGTTCTTTATAAAGAAATCGGATATAAGTGATGACAATGATTGCAATGATGATAACAACGAAAAGATCCTGCCTGCTAACCGCTGACACTGAACCGAATAAATAGCCAATCAAATCAGAGCCATAGCCTTTCGATAATGAGATGAAAATAGCGCCAAGGCCAATACCTGCCGACAAAATAACCGGAATTGCAAGTTCTTCATAATGACGGTATGCCTCCCGCAACTTCTCAATCAGTAGTGACCCACCTACTGCAGATGCGATCCCAAGGTAAACTGGGTTCAGCGCAGCAAAGAAGAGCACTTGCTGGCTTAAATAAAGGCTTCCAGCGATTCCCGCAAGTGCAACATGACTGAGCGCATCCGCAATCAGGGAAAGACGTCTGACGACGATAAACAAGCCAAGTAAAGGAGCGATGACACCGATGATTAAACCGGAAAGAAATGCATTTTGCAAAAACTCATACGATAAAATATCATTAATCATCGTTCCACCTCATCCGTGTGCTGATGGACGCGGCGAACTGGGTGTCCATACCATCTAGAAACGTCATCATCTTCCATCTTTTTATAATCGGATTGTTTACCGTGAAAATGAATTGTTCGGTTCAAACAAGCCACATGGGTTGCGAGATCAGTAACAAGGTCAATTTCATGTGTCACAAGTAAAATCGCAATTCCGTGCTCACGATTTAATGTATTGAGCATAGAATAAAACGACGCGACATTTTGCTGATCAATACCAACTGTCGGTTCATCCATAATAAGAAGATCTGGTTTTCCTGCAAGCGCTCTTGCAATGAACACACGCTGCTGCTGGCCACCGGAGAGCTCGCCCATATTCCGTTGTGCGAAAGTGTCCATACCGACTATGCTAAGCGCTTCTAATGTTCGCTGCTCATCTTTTTTTGAAAAGCTTTTGAACATTCCTACTTTCCGAGTTAATCCGCTCCGCACAACTTCAAGAACGGTTGCTGGGAAACCAGAGTTAAAAGAATTGGATTTCTGTGAAACATAGCCAATCCGTTCCCGGTGCTTAAATGATTCTATTTCCGAACCGAAAAGCTTTACTGTTCCACTCGTTGGTTGTAAGAGACCGAGAATAATATTGATGAGTGTTGATTTACCAGAACCATTTGGCCCTATCAACGCCCAAAATTCACCCTCTCCTACCTCAAGAGAAATATGATCAAGGGCGATTGACTGTTCATAATTGAAACTGACATCGTCCAATTGAATAAGATTATTTGTCATTTTACTATCCTTTCTTTGAAACAGGAATCATTCCGATTCACTCGTCAAATTATAAACCATGACACGACCGGATACAACCATTTAAGAAAGAAGGGATTATTAGTGGATTATGCTCAACTACTGAATGAAGTCAAAATGAGAAGTGATGATGAAGTGAAAATCATTGCAAAGCAATATGGAATTGATTTTTCTAAGACAGAAATAAGGGCACTTCGACCATTGCTTGATGAAATTTCTTTCCATTGGCTTTTCACCGGTGTTCCTGAAACGTTTATCAATAAAATCCGTGGAGCTATTGGTGATAGAAAGACTGAAATCCTATTCAAGAAGTATTTAGACTCCACCAAGTGATAAATTAATTTAAAAGAAGAAAACCCGCCTGCGTATATATACTTTGCAGGCGGGTTTTCTATTTAAATTCTTAGCAGATCAATCTTATCTGGTTGAAACGATTTCGCCTTAAACATTTCTATCTCAAATTTATAAGGTGCCGATTTTTTCTTTGGATCCAGACCCACAAATGGTGTTTCAAGAATTTTAGGAATCGATTGGAATCCTTCATGATGGACAATATAAGAAAGTGGTTCAAAGCCGATATGGCCGAAACCTATATTTTCATGTCGGTCCTTCATTGCACCGCGCTCGTTCTTACTATCATTAACATGAATAACAGATATTCTGTCCATGCCCACAATTTTATCGAACTCGTTTAGCACTCCTTCAAAATCACCAACGATATCATAGCCCGCATCATGAACGTGACAAGTATCAAAACAAACCGATAAACGCTCGTTATGTGTGACTCCATCGATAATCGCGGCAATTTCATCAAAGTTACGACCGCATTCAGTCCCTTTCCCCGCCATCGTTTCGAGAGCTATGCGGACGGGATAGTCCTGGGAAAGCACTTCATTTAGTCCTTCGATAATTTTCGCGATCCCTAGGTCAACACCAGCACCAACATGCGCGCCTGGATGAAGAACAATCTGGTCAACGCCAAGTGCAGCTGTACGCTCGATTTCACTTTGAAGGAAGTCGACACCAAGTCTGAATGTCTCGGGCTTTAACGTATTAGCAATATTGATAATATACGGAGCATGGACGACGATATTTGACTGACCATTTTCCTCCATACTAAGATGGCCCGCTGCAATATTCAGTTCCTCAATCGGCTTCCTCCGTGTGTTCTGGGGTGCACCGGTATAAATCATGAATGTAGTTGCTCCGTAACTTGCAGCTTCCACGCTTGAGCCTAACAACATTTTGCTTCCGCTCATCGAAACATGGGAGCCAAGCAATAGTGGCTTATCATTTGTCATTTTTTACGTTTCAGTCTCCTTTCTCTCTTTTTGAAGCTCTCTACTTGCTGAGCCATTTTCTTTTTATAGCCTGGTTTCACTTTCGACGGCTTTGGTACGAATGAGATTGCTTTACGGTCAATATCATCTACTTCTTTTACTCGATTTCGTCTTGAATGACGCTCTTTTACTTCAACCCACTCACCATTTTTTACTTCTTCATGAACAAATGGAATACCTATCTTTTCAATTCTGACTACTTTATCGTCTTCAGAAGGTTCATACAGTGTAATTGCCGTTCCCTTAAGCCCAGCACGTGCAGTACGTCCCACGCGGTGAATGAAAAATTCAAGGTCATCAGGAAGTTCGAAGTTAATAACGTGACTGACACCAGGAATATCAATTCCGCGTGCCGCAAGGTCTGTCGCTACTATATATTGGAATTCTAGATCCCGGATTTGCTTCATCATTCGTGTCCGTTCACGCGGTGTTAAATCGCCGTGAATTCTTCCGACTTTAATGCCGCTTTCTGCAAGGTAAGTTGCGAGTCCTTCAGCGTTTTGTCTTGTATTCATAAAGATGATTGCCAAATAAGGATTGATCCCTTCCATTACTTGCAGTAACTTTTTCTTTTTACTCATACTGCGAACAGGTACTAGGGAGTAGTGCATCCCTTCCGTCAATGGTTTGCGTTCACCAATTTTCACATGAACAGGTGATTCCATGTATTTAGTTAGGAACGGTTTTAGCTTTTCCGGAATCGTTGCAGAAAATACGTACATTTCAAGTTTAGCAGGCATTTTTGCTGCGAACTTATCGATATCTTCAATAAAGCCCATGTCGAATGCAAGGTCCGCTTCATCTATAACCAAGATTTTTGCTGTATGAATTACAAGTGCCCCATTTTCGGACATATCATTAATTCGTCCTGGCGTTCCAACGATAATATGCGGATTCGATTTTAATTTCCCGATAGACCGCTGCTTGTCCGTACCACCTATGAGCAGCGAACTGCGCACCTCCGTTCCTTCTGTCATCTTCGCAAGTTCATTGTACAGTTGCGTCGCCAACTCTCTTGTCGGGGCCGTGATAACTGCTTGCAGTTCATCGACAGTTGCATCTGTCCGTTGTAATATCGGTATAAGGAAACTGTGGGATTTCCCCGTTCCTGTATGTGCTTGTCCGATTGCATT from the Sporosarcina psychrophila genome contains:
- a CDS encoding Fur family transcriptional regulator → MTLDEAWRILQENQFKRTKNRDTILQFFSHKDRYLTALEVKNFMAKDNPGISFDTIYRNLTTFSELGILEETDLNGERNFRMQCDPGIHHHHFICTACGKTRSIPHCPMEMITVNLPDYEVEGHKFEIYGKCPLCVEQ
- a CDS encoding metal ABC transporter permease, whose translation is MINDILSYEFLQNAFLSGLIIGVIAPLLGLFIVVRRLSLIADALSHVALAGIAGSLYLSQQVLFFAALNPVYLGIASAVGGSLLIEKLREAYRHYEELAIPVILSAGIGLGAIFISLSKGYGSDLIGYLFGSVSAVSRQDLFVVIIIAIIVITYIRFLYKELFALSFDGEYAKVSGINSRYIQMVFMIIVALVIGASMRIVGILLVSSLMTIPVAAAIQLAKSFKSAMIYSIIFGELAVIIGLVSAYYLDIAPGGTIVVTSIVILLVVLAWKKIQGGRNARTVKGELV
- a CDS encoding metal ABC transporter ATP-binding protein yields the protein MTNNLIQLDDVSFNYEQSIALDHISLEVGEGEFWALIGPNGSGKSTLINIILGLLQPTSGTVKLFGSEIESFKHRERIGYVSQKSNSFNSGFPATVLEVVRSGLTRKVGMFKSFSKKDEQRTLEALSIVGMDTFAQRNMGELSGGQQQRVFIARALAGKPDLLIMDEPTVGIDQQNVASFYSMLNTLNREHGIAILLVTHEIDLVTDLATHVACLNRTIHFHGKQSDYKKMEDDDVSRWYGHPVRRVHQHTDEVER
- a CDS encoding deoxyribonuclease IV; this encodes MTNDKPLLLGSHVSMSGSKMLLGSSVEAASYGATTFMIYTGAPQNTRRKPIEELNIAAGHLSMEENGQSNIVVHAPYIINIANTLKPETFRLGVDFLQSEIERTAALGVDQIVLHPGAHVGAGVDLGIAKIIEGLNEVLSQDYPVRIALETMAGKGTECGRNFDEIAAIIDGVTHNERLSVCFDTCHVHDAGYDIVGDFEGVLNEFDKIVGMDRISVIHVNDSKNERGAMKDRHENIGFGHIGFEPLSYIVHHEGFQSIPKILETPFVGLDPKKKSAPYKFEIEMFKAKSFQPDKIDLLRI
- a CDS encoding DEAD/DEAH box helicase; this encodes MSKFTDYQFKPFLREAIGRLGFENPTPIQKEIIPLILKGTNAIGQAHTGTGKSHSFLIPILQRTDATVDELQAVITAPTRELATQLYNELAKMTEGTEVRSSLLIGGTDKQRSIGKLKSNPHIIVGTPGRINDMSENGALVIHTAKILVIDEADLAFDMGFIEDIDKFAAKMPAKLEMYVFSATIPEKLKPFLTKYMESPVHVKIGERKPLTEGMHYSLVPVRSMSKKKKLLQVMEGINPYLAIIFMNTRQNAEGLATYLAESGIKVGRIHGDLTPRERTRMMKQIRDLEFQYIVATDLAARGIDIPGVSHVINFELPDDLEFFIHRVGRTARAGLKGTAITLYEPSEDDKVVRIEKIGIPFVHEEVKNGEWVEVKERHSRRNRVKEVDDIDRKAISFVPKPSKVKPGYKKKMAQQVESFKKRERRLKRKK